One region of Gossypium raimondii isolate GPD5lz chromosome 6, ASM2569854v1, whole genome shotgun sequence genomic DNA includes:
- the LOC128041929 gene encoding ethylene-responsive transcription factor RAP2-1-like, producing the protein MEGDCCSSSTSSSTSGEKPKAERTQQKEKPYRGIRMRKWGKWVAEIREPNKRSRIWLGSYTTPVAAARAYDIAVFYLRGPSARLNFPDLIEKDNKLRDISATSIRKKAAEVGAKVDALQTSSVYHHGGSSSDSPNNTRRVLLKPDLNKYPEISDED; encoded by the coding sequence ATGGAAGGTGACTGTTGTTCTTCATCGACATCGAGTTCAACGAGCGGTGAGAAGCCGAAGGCGGAAAGGACACAACAAAAGGAGAAACCATATAGAGGGATAAGGATGAGGAAGTGGGGGAAATGGGTGGCTGAAATAAGGGAACCTAACAAGAGGTCTAGGATTTGGCTCGGGTCGTATACCACCCCCGTTGCCGCCGCCCGTGCCTACGATATCGCCGTGTTCTACTTACGAGGTCCGTCCGCGAGGCTTAACTTTCCTGACCTTATAGAAAAGGATAATAAGCTTAGGGATATCTCTGCCACTTCCATACGGAAGAAAGCGGCTGAAGTGGGGGCGAAAGTTGATGCTTTGCAAACATCATCGGTTTATCATCATGGTGGTTCTTCGTCGGACTCACCGAATAATACTCGTCGAGTTTTGTTGAAGCCTGATTTGAATAAGTACCCCGAAATTTCCGATGAAGATTGA